A region of the Exiguobacterium aurantiacum DSM 6208 genome:
GATGATCGAGGCGACATTCGCTCGGTAGTTCGCGTTCAATCGGGCGAACACTTGGTTTTGGACGCGGCGATTGTCTTTCTTGTAGCGGTAGTCGAGACTGTCGACGTTCCAGTCCCACATTTGGAAGCCGGCCCTCGTCATCGCTTGCCGATGCGCCGATGTCATGTACGGGTCGCTTCCATATGGGGTGCGGACGATGTTCGTCTTGACGCCTGTCACTTGGAGCACGAGCTTCTGTACTTGTTGCATCTCACGCACGGCCGTCGTCGGCGTCCGGTAAAACTTGTGCCGGTCGTGCGTCATGCCGTGAAGCGCGATGAGGTGACCTTCGGCGACGATTCGACGAAGCATTTTCTCGTTGCCTTTGATGTTGTTGCCGAGGATGAAAAACGTGGCTTTGACCTTGTGTTTCTTCAACACGTCGAGCAGTGCGCCCGTCTGACGGTGTGGACCATCGTCAAACGTCAAATAGATGAGACTGCGGTCGTTATACGCTTTCGGACTCGATGCGGCGGCTTGTGACAATGGGCTGATCAACAGACAAGCTAACACGAGCAACAGAAAACTCTTCTTCATCATATTGGCCCTCCTTACAAGTGAACGAAGGGGGTGGACGGTGCCGATGTAAACATATGGTACCCTTTACCCGATTGAGATATCGGCAATCAAAAACCGCCATCGAATCGTTCGATGGCGGTTAGTTTTTGGCCTCGTTCAGCGTCTCCGTCCGGCACGGATGATAAAACGATATTCCTCGCTCTTGAAATACGTCTCGGTGAACTCGAAACGGCTGCCGTCCATAAGGAACGAGTAGAGCTGGACTTTGAGCACGGGTGTCCGTTCGCTCACCCCGAGCATCTCGGCGATATCTTTTGATGGGAGCACCGGGATGAATTCTTGGACGCTGTCCGCGATTTTGAGTCCTTTCACGTCTTCGATATAAGCGTACTTCGACTGCGTCATCACTTCATACGTCAAGTCGGGGAAGAGTTTGAGCGGAAGGTACGTGTCCTCGACGATGAGCGGCTCGCCGTCGGCGAACCGTTGCCGTCGCACGTAAAAGACGAGGTCACCTTCTTCGAGTTCGAGTGCTTCCCGGACTTTCTCACTCGGTGGCTGCAAGGTGAACGTGAGCACTTTGTTCGTCACATCTTTCCCTTCACGCCTCATATCTTCGGTAAAACTTTTCAGCTCATACATATTGTGCTCGATCTTTTCGGACTGGACGTACGTGCCGCTCCCTTGGCGCTTCCACAATAGTCCTTCCTCTTGGAGAAGTTTGACCGCCTGACGGACGGTGACCCGGCTGACGCCGAACTCTTCGACGAGCTGTGCCTCGGTCGGGATTGCCTCGCCGGGCGCCCACGTGCCGGACTCGATGAACGCACGCATTCGTTGCGCGACTTGCTGATAAAGCGGTGACTTTGCTTTCATGGTGGACCCTCCGATGCGACTTGGATTCATACGTTCAGTATACACGAAATAAAATGTTTTCAAAATTAGTGTTGACGATTAAGATAATATGTATTAAATTTGTATTGTAATCAATAAGATATGTATTTGAAAGGGGAACGCACACATGAAACAAGGACAACGCCTCGTCGTCGTAGGTGGCGGCAGCACGTACACGATCGGTATGATCATGAGTTTGATTGAAGAGAAGGCTCACTTCCCACTACGTTCAATCACGTTTTACGATACGGACGGTGACCGCCAAGAGCGCGTCGCCAAAGCGACTGAGGTCATCTTGCGTGAGCATTATCCAGAGCTCGAGCTGTTCGAATATACGACGGACAAAGAGTACGCCTTCCGCGATAAAGATTTCTTCTTCGTCCAAATTCGGACGGGCGGTTTGGAAATGCGCGAAAAAGATGAGCAGATTCCGCTCCGTCACGGCGTGGTTGGACAAGAGACGTGTGGACCGGGCGGGATGTCGTATGGGATGCGCTCGATCGGGGACATGATTGATCTCGTCGCCGACATCCGTCAAGGTTCACCGGACGGTTGGATTTTGAACTATACGAACCCGGCCGCCATCGTCGCCGAGGCGTTGAAGCGTGCCTACCCGAACGATAAAAAGGTTTTGAACATCTGTGACATGCCAGCCGCGATCATGGTCAGTTACGCGAAGATTCTCGGCAAAGAGATTTGGGACCTCGTGCCAGAGTACTTCGGACTCAACCACTTCGGTTGGTTTACAGGCATTTATGACAAAGAAGGCAATGAGCTGACAGAAGACATCAAGCGCGCCATCTTGGAGGACGGGTTCATCCCGGAAGACTCGGAGATCGCCAACGATCCGTCTTGGATCAAGACGTTCAAACAAGTCGAGAAGATGCTCACCGACTTCCCGGAATACTTGCCGAACACGTATCTCCAGTACTACTTGTATCCGTCGGACATGGCGGAGAAGGAAGACGTGGAAAACACGCGGGCCCGTCAAGTCATCAACGGCCGCCAACAGCGCGTCTTCTCGATGTGCGATCAAATCATCGCCGACGACTCGCTCGAGAACGCGCATCTTGAAGTCGATATTCACGGCTGCTACATGATCCGCGTCGCGGCGTCCCTTGCCTACAACAACGGCGACATCTTCATCGTCATGGTGAAGAACGACGGCATCATCGCCAACTTGCCGGACGATGCGATGGTCGAAGTGCCGGCGATGCTGACGAACCGAGGGCCAAAGCCGTTCGCGGTCGGGCACATCCCACGCTTCTATAAAGGGATGATTGAAGGACAACTCGCTTACGAACAGCTCGTCGTCGATGCCTACTTCGAGAACAGCTATGAGAAAGCGCTCCAAGCACTGACGCTCAACCGGACCGTCGTCGACGCGCCGGTCGCCCGTCAAATCCTTGACGATTTGATTAACGAGAACGAAAACTATTGGCCGGCGCTCAAACAACGTGAGACGGTCGCACGCTAAAGACGAAGGGGAGTTATTCCCCTTTGTTCGTTTTGTGAATTGATAACGCTTACACATGAGGAGTGAATCAAATGAGTCAATGGTTCGGGTATTTCAAAAATTCGGGAAGGCGCTCATGGTACCAGTCGCGCTCTTGCCGGCGGCCGGTATTTTACTTGGTCTCGGCGCGGCGCTAACAGGTCCGCTTGCAGAAAGTTGGACGTTTTTACAGAACGGGACGGTCGAAGCAATCAGTGCCGGGATGCTTCAAATTGGTTTGAGTATCTTCGCCAACTTGCCAATCATCTTTGCGATTGGCGTCGCGGTTGGTCTTTCCGGCGGGTCGGGAATTGCGGCACTTGCCGCACTCGTCGGCTACGTCATAATGAACACGACGATCTCGATTGCCCTTGGGATCACACCGGAAATGGCGGCTGAGAGCGGGGAATACGGCATGTTGCTCGGCATC
Encoded here:
- a CDS encoding polysaccharide deacetylase family protein — protein: MKKSFLLLVLACLLISPLSQAAASSPKAYNDRSLIYLTFDDGPHRQTGALLDVLKKHKVKATFFILGNNIKGNEKMLRRIVAEGHLIALHGMTHDRHKFYRTPTTAVREMQQVQKLVLQVTGVKTNIVRTPYGSDPYMTSAHRQAMTRAGFQMWDWNVDSLDYRYKKDNRRVQNQVFARLNANYRANVASIILTHDHSITPTALDYILRHSKKRGYEFRTLHGIKNPHNFFNKWR
- a CDS encoding GntR family transcriptional regulator, whose amino-acid sequence is MKAKSPLYQQVAQRMRAFIESGTWAPGEAIPTEAQLVEEFGVSRVTVRQAVKLLQEEGLLWKRQGSGTYVQSEKIEHNMYELKSFTEDMRREGKDVTNKVLTFTLQPPSEKVREALELEEGDLVFYVRRQRFADGEPLIVEDTYLPLKLFPDLTYEVMTQSKYAYIEDVKGLKIADSVQEFIPVLPSKDIAEMLGVSERTPVLKVQLYSFLMDGSRFEFTETYFKSEEYRFIIRAGRRR
- a CDS encoding 6-phospho-alpha-glucosidase, producing MKQGQRLVVVGGGSTYTIGMIMSLIEEKAHFPLRSITFYDTDGDRQERVAKATEVILREHYPELELFEYTTDKEYAFRDKDFFFVQIRTGGLEMREKDEQIPLRHGVVGQETCGPGGMSYGMRSIGDMIDLVADIRQGSPDGWILNYTNPAAIVAEALKRAYPNDKKVLNICDMPAAIMVSYAKILGKEIWDLVPEYFGLNHFGWFTGIYDKEGNELTEDIKRAILEDGFIPEDSEIANDPSWIKTFKQVEKMLTDFPEYLPNTYLQYYLYPSDMAEKEDVENTRARQVINGRQQRVFSMCDQIIADDSLENAHLEVDIHGCYMIRVAASLAYNNGDIFIVMVKNDGIIANLPDDAMVEVPAMLTNRGPKPFAVGHIPRFYKGMIEGQLAYEQLVVDAYFENSYEKALQALTLNRTVVDAPVARQILDDLINENENYWPALKQRETVAR